The following proteins are encoded in a genomic region of Magnolia sinica isolate HGM2019 chromosome 1, MsV1, whole genome shotgun sequence:
- the LOC131255449 gene encoding ABC transporter G family member 39-like isoform X1 — translation MDNTDLYRVGSLRRNGSSMWRNTTVDSVFSQSFREEDDEEALKWAALEKLPTYDRIRKGILSGVAGEEHKEVDIRHLGFQDKKTVLERLVRVAEEDNEKFLLKLKNRIDRVGIEMPTIEVRYENLNIGAEAYVGSRGLPTVLNFTFNILEGFLNYLHILPSRKKPVSILHDVSGIIKPCRMTLLLGPPGSGKTTLLLALAGKLDKELKVSGRVAYNGHGMEEFVPQRTSAYISQHDLHIGEMTVRETLAFSARCQGVGTRHEMLMELSRREKAANIKPDPDLDIFMKAASLEGQKESVITDYILKILGLEVCADTMVGDQMLRGISGGQKKRVTTGEMLVGPAKALFMDEISTGLDSSTTFQIVNSLRQSIHILGGTALIALLQPAPETYDLFDDIVLLSDGQVVYQGPRENVLEFFESMGFKCPERKGVADFLQEVTSRKDQRQYWARRDEPYRNIPIKEFANAFQSFHVGRKIGEELSTPFDKSKSHPAALTTSEYGISKKELLKACVSRELLLMKRNSFVYIFKMMQLLVVALITMTVFFRTKMHHNSISDGSTFMGALFFTLISLMFNGFSELAMTIAKLPVFYKQRDFRFYPSWAYSLPTWILKIPISFAEVAIWIALTYYVIGYDPNAGRMFKQYLLLILISQMASGLFRLIAALGRNMIVASTFGSFALLAVLTLGGFIVSRKDVKKWWIWGYWSSPLMYAQNAIATNEFLGHSWKRVVSGSTEMLGFKILESRGIFPESKWYWIGAGALFGYILLFNGLFIAALTYLNPYKGGQAVLSEEALKEKHANRTGEVEEVELSTRRTSSSACIGNEIRMTEATDCASKSNKKGMVLPFAPLSITFDNVRYSVDMPQEMKAQGFPEDRLELLKGVSGTFRPGVLTALMGVSGAGKTTLMDVLAGRKTGGYIEGNITISGYPKKQETFTRISGYCEQNDIHSPHVTVYESLVYSAWLRLPTEVDSATRKMFIEEVMELVELTSLRESLVGLPGVNGLSTEQRKRLTIAVELVANPSIIFMDEPTSGLDARAAAIVMRTVRNTVDTGRTVVCTIHQPSIDIFEAFDELFLLKRGGEEIYVGPLGHHSSHLINYFEGINGVHKIKDGYNPATWMLEVSSIAQEGILGVNFSEIYKNSDLFRRNKALIAEMSSPPPGSTDLYFPSQYSQPFITQCIACLWKQRMSYWRNPPYTAVRLLFTTGIALMFGLIFWDLGSKTTSPQDLLNALGSMYAAVLFLGVQNASTVQPVVAIERTVFYRERAAGMYSALPYAFAQVAVEIPYIFVQSVTYGVIVYAMIQFEWTAAKFFWYLFFMFFTLLYFTCYGMMAVGLTPNENIAAIVSSAFYSLWNLFAGFIIPRPRIPIWWRWYYWACPVAWTLYGLVASQFGDISKRMDNDMIVSEFVRQNFGVKHDFLGVIAAGIIGYAVLFAFVFAFSIKVLNFQRR, via the exons ATGGACAATACGGACCTTTATAGAGTGGGAAGTTTGCGGCGGAATGGCTCTTCGATGTGGAGGAACACCACCGTCGATAGTGTTTTCTCGCAGTCTTTTCGTGAGGAAGATGACGAAGAAGCTCTGAAGTGGGCCGCTCTCGAGAAGCTTCCGACGTACGATCGAATTAGGAAAGGGATACTGAGTGGAGTTGCTGGTGAGGAGCACAAGGAAGTCGACATTCGGCATCTCGGGTTTCAAGACAAGAAGACCGTATTGGAGAGATTGGTTAGAGTCGCCGAGGAGGACAATGAGAAGTTCCTGTTGAAGCTGAAGAACCGAATCGATAG AGTTGGAATTGAGATGCCAACAATTGAAGTCCGCTACGAGAATTTGAATATTGGAGCAGAAGCCTATGTCGGTAGTAGAGGTTTACCGACCGTCCTCAATTTCACCTTTAATATACTCGAG GGATTCCTGAATTATCTCCACATTCTTCCGAGCCGAAAGAAACCAGTATCAATCCTTCATGACGTTAGTGGAATTATAAAGCCTTGCAG AATGACTCTGCTTTTAGGGCCTCCAGGATCAGGGAAGACCACTTTGCTATTAGCTTTGGCAGGAAAGCTTGATAAAGAACTGAAG GTTTCTGGAAGAGTAGCTTACAATGGCCATGGGATGGAGGAGTTCGTCCCTCAAAGGACATCGGCTTATATCAGTCAACATGATCTTCATATTGGGGAAATGACAGTGAGAGAGACCTTGGCTTTCTCTGCTCGATGCCAAGGAGTCGGGACCCGTCACG AGATGTTGATGGAGTTGTCAAGAAGGGAAAAAGCAGCAAACATTAAGCCGGATCCCGACCTTGACATCTTCATGAAG GCTGCATCGCTTGAAGGGCAGAAGGAAAGTGTCATCACGGATTATATTCTGAAG ATTTTGGGACTGGAAGTATGTGCCGATACCATGGTAGGGGATCAAATGCTGAGGGGCATATCAGGAGGACAAAAGAAGCGTGTTACGACAG GTGAGATGCTTGTCGGACCTGCGAAGGCCCTTTTCATGGATGAGATATCGACTGGTCTGGACAGCTCTACCACTTTCCAGATTGTGAATTCCCTGAGACAGTCAATTCACATTCTCGGTGGGACAGCACTGATTGCACTGCTTCAGCCAGCTCCGGAGACTTATgacctcttcgatgacattgttCTCCTCTCTGACGGGCAGGTCGTTTACCAGGGTCCCCGTGAGAATGTGCTCGAGTTCTTTGAATCCATGGGTTTCAAATGCCCCGAGAGGAAAGGTGTCGCCGACTTCTTGCAGGAA GTGACATCAAGAAAAGATCAGCGGCAGTACTGGGCACGTAGAGATGAACCATACAGAAACATTCCCATCAAGGAATTCGCCAATGCATTCCAATCATTCCATGTCGGTCGTAAAATAGGAGAAGAACTCAGCACCCCGTTTGATAAGAGCAAGAGCCATCCTGCTGCTTTGACGACATCTGAATATGGTATCAGCAAGAAGGAATTGCTGAAAGCATGTGTTTCAAGGGAATTGTTGCTTATGAAGAGGAACTCATTTGTCTACATCTTCAAAATGATGCAA CTGTTAGTCGTCGCTTTAATCACTATGACAGTCTTCTTCCGTACCAAAATGCACCACAATTCGATATCCGATGGATCAACATTTATGGGTGCTCTCTTTTTCACGCTCATCTCCCTTATGTTTAATGGGTTCTCAGAGCTCGCCATGACAATCGCAAAGCTTCCTGTGTTCTACAAGCAAAGAGACTTCCGCTTCTATCCTTCATGGGCATACTCTCTGCCTACATGGATCCTCAAGATTCCCATTTCGTTTGCAGAAGTCGCTATTTGGATTGCCCTCACTTATTATGTCATCGGCTATGACCCAAATGCTGGGAG GATGTTTAAACAGTATCTGCTACTCATATTGATTAGCCAGATGGCGTCTGGATTGTTTCGGTTAATTGCTGCACTAGGTCGGAACATGATCGTTGCAAGCACATTTGGGTCATTTGCACTTCTTGCAGTTTTGACACTCGGAGGATTCATTGTATCACGAA AGGATGTGAAGAAATGGTGGATCTGGGGTTACTGGTCCTCGCCTTTGATGTATGCGCAGAATGCAATTGCGACGAATGAATTTCTTGGGCATAGTTGGAAGCGT GTTGTTTCTGGTTCGACGGAAATGTTAGGGTTCAAAATCTTAGAGTCTCGTGGAATCTTTCCTGAATCAAAATGGTATTGGATTGGTGCCGGCGCATTGTTTGGTTACATTCTCCTATTCAATGGCCTTTTCATAGCCGCTCTCACTTATCTCAACC CATATAAGGGCGGTCAAGCAGTTCTATCTGAAGAGGCCTTGAAGGAGAAGCATGCAAACAGAACCGGAGAAGTCGAAGAGGTGGAGCTGTCAACCAGGAGAACAAGCTCTTCTGCATGTATTG GCAATGAAATTAGAATGACAGAAGCCACCGATTGTGCTAGTAAGAGCAATAAGAAGGGCATGGTTCTTCCTTTTGCACCCCTTTCCATCACCTTCGATAATGTTAGATATTCCGTAGACATGCCGCAG GAAATGAAAGCTCAAGGTTTTCCAGAAGATCGATTAGAGCTTCTGAAGGGAGTAAGTGGAACTTTCAGGCCAGGAGTACTTACAGCTCTGATGGGTGTCAGCGGTGCTGGTAAGACTACGCTGATGGATGTGTTGGCCGGAAGGAAGACAGGTGGATACATAGAAGGAAACATCACCATATCTGGCTACCCCAAGAAGCAAGAAACATTCACTCGGATATCGGGATACTGTGAACAGAACGACATCCACTCTCCTCATGTTACAGTCTATGAATCTCTCGTTTACTCTGCATGGCTTCGGTTACCAACAGAAGTAGATTCTGCCACAAGAAAG ATGTTCATTGAGGAAGTCATGGAGCTTGTAGAGCTAACATCGTTGAGGGAATCGCTGGTCGGGCTACCTGGCGTGAATGGGCTGTCGACGGAGCAGCGAAAGAGGCTGACTATTGCTGTTGAGCTTGTTGCCAACCCATCTATAATATTCATGGACGAGCCAACGTCTGGACTAGATGCCAGGGCAGCAGCCATTGTGATGAGAACCGTGAGGAACACCGTGGACACCGGCAGAACTGTGGTGTGCACAATCCACCAGCCCAGTATCGACATATTCGAAGCTTTTGATGAG CTATTCCTTTTgaagagaggaggagaagaaatATACGTTGGCCCACTGGGCCATCACTCTAGCCATCTGATCAACTACTTTGAG GGAATCAATGGAGTCCATAAGATAAAGGATGGTTACAATCCGGCGACATGGATGTTGGAGGTGTCTAGCATAGCACAGGAGGGGATTTTGGGGGTGAATTTTTCTGAAATATACAAGAATTCAGATCTTTTCAG GAGAAACAAAGCTCTAATTGCAGAAATGAGCTCACCTCCCCCTGGTTCCACAGATCTCTACTTCCCATCTCAGTATTCACAGCCCTTTATCACACAATGCATTGCCTGCCTATGGAAACAGCGAATGTCGTACTGGCGGAATCCGCCGTACACTGCTGTCCGGCTTCTCTTCACGACTGGCATCGCCTTGATGTTTGGATTGATATTCTGGGATCTTGGGTCCAAAAC GACTTCTCCACAGGACCTGCTCAATGCCTTGGGCTCCATGTATGCTGCAGTTCTCTTCCTCGGAGTGCAAAATGCCTCAACAGTGCAGCCAGTTGTGGCTATCGAACGTACTGTTTTCTATAGAGAGAGGGCTGCTGGGATGTATTCAGCTCTACCATATGCCTTTGCGCAG GTGGCGGTCGAGATTCCATACATCTTTGTTCAGAGTGTTACATATGGGGTCATCGTCTATGCCATGATCCAATTCGAATGGACGGCTGCCAAGTTCTTCTGGTAtctcttcttcatgttcttcacatTGCTCTATTTCACTTGCTACGGAATGATGGCTGTCGGCCTCACTCCCAACGAAAACATTGCTGCAATCGTTTCCTCTGCATTCTATTCGCTGTGGAACCTGTTTGCAGGCTTCATCATTCCCCGGCCC AGAATTCCCATATGGTGGAGATGGTACTACTGGGCATGCCCGGTTGCTTGGACCTTGTATGGATTGGTCGCTTCCCAGTTTGGTGACATATCCAAACGCATGGACAATGACATGATAGTGTCGGAGTTCGTGAGGCAAAACTTCGGAGTCAAGCATGACTTCCTGGGAGTGATTGCCGCTGGGATCATTGGATACGCAGTACTCTTTGCATTCGTCTTTGCCTTTTCCATTAAGGTGCTGAACTTCCAAAGAAGATAa
- the LOC131255449 gene encoding ABC transporter G family member 39-like isoform X2, whose translation MEEFVPQRTSAYISQHDLHIGEMTVRETLAFSARCQGVGTRHEMLMELSRREKAANIKPDPDLDIFMKAASLEGQKESVITDYILKILGLEVCADTMVGDQMLRGISGGQKKRVTTGEMLVGPAKALFMDEISTGLDSSTTFQIVNSLRQSIHILGGTALIALLQPAPETYDLFDDIVLLSDGQVVYQGPRENVLEFFESMGFKCPERKGVADFLQEVTSRKDQRQYWARRDEPYRNIPIKEFANAFQSFHVGRKIGEELSTPFDKSKSHPAALTTSEYGISKKELLKACVSRELLLMKRNSFVYIFKMMQLLVVALITMTVFFRTKMHHNSISDGSTFMGALFFTLISLMFNGFSELAMTIAKLPVFYKQRDFRFYPSWAYSLPTWILKIPISFAEVAIWIALTYYVIGYDPNAGRMFKQYLLLILISQMASGLFRLIAALGRNMIVASTFGSFALLAVLTLGGFIVSRKDVKKWWIWGYWSSPLMYAQNAIATNEFLGHSWKRVVSGSTEMLGFKILESRGIFPESKWYWIGAGALFGYILLFNGLFIAALTYLNPYKGGQAVLSEEALKEKHANRTGEVEEVELSTRRTSSSACIGNEIRMTEATDCASKSNKKGMVLPFAPLSITFDNVRYSVDMPQEMKAQGFPEDRLELLKGVSGTFRPGVLTALMGVSGAGKTTLMDVLAGRKTGGYIEGNITISGYPKKQETFTRISGYCEQNDIHSPHVTVYESLVYSAWLRLPTEVDSATRKMFIEEVMELVELTSLRESLVGLPGVNGLSTEQRKRLTIAVELVANPSIIFMDEPTSGLDARAAAIVMRTVRNTVDTGRTVVCTIHQPSIDIFEAFDELFLLKRGGEEIYVGPLGHHSSHLINYFEGINGVHKIKDGYNPATWMLEVSSIAQEGILGVNFSEIYKNSDLFRRNKALIAEMSSPPPGSTDLYFPSQYSQPFITQCIACLWKQRMSYWRNPPYTAVRLLFTTGIALMFGLIFWDLGSKTTSPQDLLNALGSMYAAVLFLGVQNASTVQPVVAIERTVFYRERAAGMYSALPYAFAQVAVEIPYIFVQSVTYGVIVYAMIQFEWTAAKFFWYLFFMFFTLLYFTCYGMMAVGLTPNENIAAIVSSAFYSLWNLFAGFIIPRPRIPIWWRWYYWACPVAWTLYGLVASQFGDISKRMDNDMIVSEFVRQNFGVKHDFLGVIAAGIIGYAVLFAFVFAFSIKVLNFQRR comes from the exons ATGGAGGAGTTCGTCCCTCAAAGGACATCGGCTTATATCAGTCAACATGATCTTCATATTGGGGAAATGACAGTGAGAGAGACCTTGGCTTTCTCTGCTCGATGCCAAGGAGTCGGGACCCGTCACG AGATGTTGATGGAGTTGTCAAGAAGGGAAAAAGCAGCAAACATTAAGCCGGATCCCGACCTTGACATCTTCATGAAG GCTGCATCGCTTGAAGGGCAGAAGGAAAGTGTCATCACGGATTATATTCTGAAG ATTTTGGGACTGGAAGTATGTGCCGATACCATGGTAGGGGATCAAATGCTGAGGGGCATATCAGGAGGACAAAAGAAGCGTGTTACGACAG GTGAGATGCTTGTCGGACCTGCGAAGGCCCTTTTCATGGATGAGATATCGACTGGTCTGGACAGCTCTACCACTTTCCAGATTGTGAATTCCCTGAGACAGTCAATTCACATTCTCGGTGGGACAGCACTGATTGCACTGCTTCAGCCAGCTCCGGAGACTTATgacctcttcgatgacattgttCTCCTCTCTGACGGGCAGGTCGTTTACCAGGGTCCCCGTGAGAATGTGCTCGAGTTCTTTGAATCCATGGGTTTCAAATGCCCCGAGAGGAAAGGTGTCGCCGACTTCTTGCAGGAA GTGACATCAAGAAAAGATCAGCGGCAGTACTGGGCACGTAGAGATGAACCATACAGAAACATTCCCATCAAGGAATTCGCCAATGCATTCCAATCATTCCATGTCGGTCGTAAAATAGGAGAAGAACTCAGCACCCCGTTTGATAAGAGCAAGAGCCATCCTGCTGCTTTGACGACATCTGAATATGGTATCAGCAAGAAGGAATTGCTGAAAGCATGTGTTTCAAGGGAATTGTTGCTTATGAAGAGGAACTCATTTGTCTACATCTTCAAAATGATGCAA CTGTTAGTCGTCGCTTTAATCACTATGACAGTCTTCTTCCGTACCAAAATGCACCACAATTCGATATCCGATGGATCAACATTTATGGGTGCTCTCTTTTTCACGCTCATCTCCCTTATGTTTAATGGGTTCTCAGAGCTCGCCATGACAATCGCAAAGCTTCCTGTGTTCTACAAGCAAAGAGACTTCCGCTTCTATCCTTCATGGGCATACTCTCTGCCTACATGGATCCTCAAGATTCCCATTTCGTTTGCAGAAGTCGCTATTTGGATTGCCCTCACTTATTATGTCATCGGCTATGACCCAAATGCTGGGAG GATGTTTAAACAGTATCTGCTACTCATATTGATTAGCCAGATGGCGTCTGGATTGTTTCGGTTAATTGCTGCACTAGGTCGGAACATGATCGTTGCAAGCACATTTGGGTCATTTGCACTTCTTGCAGTTTTGACACTCGGAGGATTCATTGTATCACGAA AGGATGTGAAGAAATGGTGGATCTGGGGTTACTGGTCCTCGCCTTTGATGTATGCGCAGAATGCAATTGCGACGAATGAATTTCTTGGGCATAGTTGGAAGCGT GTTGTTTCTGGTTCGACGGAAATGTTAGGGTTCAAAATCTTAGAGTCTCGTGGAATCTTTCCTGAATCAAAATGGTATTGGATTGGTGCCGGCGCATTGTTTGGTTACATTCTCCTATTCAATGGCCTTTTCATAGCCGCTCTCACTTATCTCAACC CATATAAGGGCGGTCAAGCAGTTCTATCTGAAGAGGCCTTGAAGGAGAAGCATGCAAACAGAACCGGAGAAGTCGAAGAGGTGGAGCTGTCAACCAGGAGAACAAGCTCTTCTGCATGTATTG GCAATGAAATTAGAATGACAGAAGCCACCGATTGTGCTAGTAAGAGCAATAAGAAGGGCATGGTTCTTCCTTTTGCACCCCTTTCCATCACCTTCGATAATGTTAGATATTCCGTAGACATGCCGCAG GAAATGAAAGCTCAAGGTTTTCCAGAAGATCGATTAGAGCTTCTGAAGGGAGTAAGTGGAACTTTCAGGCCAGGAGTACTTACAGCTCTGATGGGTGTCAGCGGTGCTGGTAAGACTACGCTGATGGATGTGTTGGCCGGAAGGAAGACAGGTGGATACATAGAAGGAAACATCACCATATCTGGCTACCCCAAGAAGCAAGAAACATTCACTCGGATATCGGGATACTGTGAACAGAACGACATCCACTCTCCTCATGTTACAGTCTATGAATCTCTCGTTTACTCTGCATGGCTTCGGTTACCAACAGAAGTAGATTCTGCCACAAGAAAG ATGTTCATTGAGGAAGTCATGGAGCTTGTAGAGCTAACATCGTTGAGGGAATCGCTGGTCGGGCTACCTGGCGTGAATGGGCTGTCGACGGAGCAGCGAAAGAGGCTGACTATTGCTGTTGAGCTTGTTGCCAACCCATCTATAATATTCATGGACGAGCCAACGTCTGGACTAGATGCCAGGGCAGCAGCCATTGTGATGAGAACCGTGAGGAACACCGTGGACACCGGCAGAACTGTGGTGTGCACAATCCACCAGCCCAGTATCGACATATTCGAAGCTTTTGATGAG CTATTCCTTTTgaagagaggaggagaagaaatATACGTTGGCCCACTGGGCCATCACTCTAGCCATCTGATCAACTACTTTGAG GGAATCAATGGAGTCCATAAGATAAAGGATGGTTACAATCCGGCGACATGGATGTTGGAGGTGTCTAGCATAGCACAGGAGGGGATTTTGGGGGTGAATTTTTCTGAAATATACAAGAATTCAGATCTTTTCAG GAGAAACAAAGCTCTAATTGCAGAAATGAGCTCACCTCCCCCTGGTTCCACAGATCTCTACTTCCCATCTCAGTATTCACAGCCCTTTATCACACAATGCATTGCCTGCCTATGGAAACAGCGAATGTCGTACTGGCGGAATCCGCCGTACACTGCTGTCCGGCTTCTCTTCACGACTGGCATCGCCTTGATGTTTGGATTGATATTCTGGGATCTTGGGTCCAAAAC GACTTCTCCACAGGACCTGCTCAATGCCTTGGGCTCCATGTATGCTGCAGTTCTCTTCCTCGGAGTGCAAAATGCCTCAACAGTGCAGCCAGTTGTGGCTATCGAACGTACTGTTTTCTATAGAGAGAGGGCTGCTGGGATGTATTCAGCTCTACCATATGCCTTTGCGCAG GTGGCGGTCGAGATTCCATACATCTTTGTTCAGAGTGTTACATATGGGGTCATCGTCTATGCCATGATCCAATTCGAATGGACGGCTGCCAAGTTCTTCTGGTAtctcttcttcatgttcttcacatTGCTCTATTTCACTTGCTACGGAATGATGGCTGTCGGCCTCACTCCCAACGAAAACATTGCTGCAATCGTTTCCTCTGCATTCTATTCGCTGTGGAACCTGTTTGCAGGCTTCATCATTCCCCGGCCC AGAATTCCCATATGGTGGAGATGGTACTACTGGGCATGCCCGGTTGCTTGGACCTTGTATGGATTGGTCGCTTCCCAGTTTGGTGACATATCCAAACGCATGGACAATGACATGATAGTGTCGGAGTTCGTGAGGCAAAACTTCGGAGTCAAGCATGACTTCCTGGGAGTGATTGCCGCTGGGATCATTGGATACGCAGTACTCTTTGCATTCGTCTTTGCCTTTTCCATTAAGGTGCTGAACTTCCAAAGAAGATAa